The genomic interval TGGACGGGTCCCGGTGACAGCCCTCCCCTGACCCCTGGTGACTGGCCGCGTGGCAGGACCGGTCTCTGGGTGTGGGCAGACATGTCATTGGCCTGACTACATGGGGACTCAGACATGCCAGGTTCCCGGCCCCTGCCCCTGGCTGGCCCCCACAGGAAGATGACCCCACCCGGGGCGGCCACAGAAACCCGTCCAACCAGCCCAGGAGGCCGAGGACTGCCAGGGTGGTGGGAGTGAGGAGGGGCCCTCTGGCCCTTGGCCTCCTCCAGCGGGGGAGGTTCTGGGGTCTGaccccctcccagccctccctgACACACCCCATCCTGCTATGCCACCAGGCTGGCCCTGGGGCCTTGGCCAGGTGTATGCCAGGGGGAGGTGGCCTCTGAAGGGGCGCCAGGGGCTTTCCACAGCACCCTGCGCCTGGGGGTTTCTGGGTGGTCTCTCCACTCCTGTGCTTGCGGGCCTCCTCGTGGGGCTAGCTTGTGATGGAAATGCCGAGGGGACAAAAAGACACTGTGACAGTTCAGCACGGACATACACGCAGTGGCTGAGCCACGGAGTGGGGGGCCCCTCGGGGCTCTGAGCTTGTGGGGGTCCTGGCAGGTTTCCTGGAGGAACCGAGTGCTGAAGAGCCCGCAGCACCCAGGTGGGAGCCAGAAAGCTTTCCTGTGGTGAGTGGCGGTCAAGTGTGAGTGGGCACAGGGCCGGGTCGCGAGGCAGGAAGCTGGGCTGCGCTGCGCAGCGTCGGGGGGTGGAGCAGGGGCGTCTCCAGCCCAGTTGGTGGTGTTGGTGGATCCAGTTGCAAGCGCTTTGAGGCTGAAAGGGGAGCCCACGCAGCCCACAGCCACCACCTGCCTCCCCGCTGACTGGTCCATGTTCAGCCAGTAACGTGAGCCCCAGGAAGGGAGCCCCAGGCGCCCCGGGTCCCCCCAGCCCGCCCCTGGCCACCCTCGTTCTGGACACAGCCACCTGGCAGAGCAGATGCAGGTAAGACAGACCTGGGGCTCGAGCAAGTGGCTGGGGGGTGGGTACGAGCCTGGGAGGGTGCCCGAGGGCCACCGAGACCGGGCCGCAGGCCAGGGCGCTGCCCGACCGGCAGTCACGAGGACTGAGGCTGTGCCCAGGTCCTGGTGTCGGCCAGCCCCACGGGCCACTGCCCACCTTTCAGGCCTGCAGAGGTGCTCCGTATCCCTCCCCAGGATGCTGCTGCCAGAGGGGCACTCAGCCTCTGAAGAGGCCTCGGCCACTGGGCCCCAGCACGGTGACTGCGTCGTCTGCTACTCGGCCTATGACCTCGCCGGGCACCTGCCCCGCCGCCTCTATTGCGGCCACACTGTCTGCCAGGCGTGCGTGCGGCGGCTGGCTGCACCGGCCCCCGAGCAGCGCTGGGTCCCCTGCCCGCAGTGCCGCCAGAGCACGCCCGTGCCCCGTGGAGGGGTGGCCATGCTGGACCTCGACCTGGCCGCCTTCCTGGCCATCAGGGCCCGGCGGGGGCCGTCTCGCCTGGAGCCGCATCCTCCCGGGCCCCGCAAGGGCAGCCCCACTGTTACTCAGCAaccggccaggctcctccccGCGTCGGGCCCCCTGCCCCGCTTCCCCCAGCCCGGAGGCTGCTGCCTGGCCTGCCGCAGCCTCTGCTGGGATCCCCCAGGCAGCCCCCAGCTCTGAGCGTTGCTTGGTGCCGCCCCTCGGAAGGGAGCCTTGGCCTGCAGCACGAGGCACAGGCTTCCCGAAACAGCCCCGTGTTCTTGCCCCGGGGCCACCGTCTAAGGTGGTGAGCTGTGCCCACAGCGCTGTGCACCTCTGCAGGAGCTGGAATCcaggccaggccccaggccccacgGGGGTCTCTGTGCCCTGCGGGGGCGCTGCTGTCAGAGTCCCGCGAGCCCAGCGCAGGTCTGGATGCAGCTCAGAGGCAGCTCCTGCAACCGTCTGGGGGCCAGTGTCCGGGCCAGGGCTGCAGGCTGGGGGGCAGGCCCAGCAGAGGCCACTCCTGGCCTGCTGGGGGAGGGCCCCTCCTTATAGAGCCCTGAGCCCAGCTGGAGGGTCTCTGCCTTCACCCTCTGTGAAGCCCACCCGCTCACTGCCCCCAGCTCCCGGTGTGTCAGGTGCTGTTTGGGGAGGACAAGcatggtggctgctgctgctgtaggTGTGCAAGGAACTCCAGGCCAGGGGGTGACTGCTGAGGGGCGCTCACGACAGCCGGCCCATCCCCGGGCCTGTGGCATCCTCTGCCTCCCGGGGGCGGCCACACAGACCCTCAGAGGGACCAGAGACAGACCCCACCGGTCTGACTGCCGCACGCCTACCTGCCCCCCGCGGGAAGGGGCTGTCGCTCAGGACCCCTGGAAGGGCCGAGGGGCCTGCCCCAGCCGTGGGGGGCAGGACGGGAGGGACAGGCCAGAGAATGTGCTGAGAGGACAGTCGGAAAGTTCCTCCTTCCTGGGGACAAAGTCCCCCAGCCCCGGCGGTTGGTGGACAGCAGGCAGGGGCTCGAGGCAGCAGCCGGCTGGGGCGGGGCTGGCCCCCCCCCGTGGGGCTGCTCACCCTCCCCACATACCCGGAGTGAGAAGGGGCCCGACTCCAGAAAGAGGCACCTGTGAATGAGGGGGCCGGACCAGCTGGGGAGAGAACCGGGTGGGCTCGGGTGCTGGGCTGAGCAGCAGTGTGGCCTGGAGTGGGAGAAGGCAGGGACGCCTGTGACTGTGACCGTTGCTGGCCCCCTCTGGGGCTGCGCCGCTGGGTGGGAGCTCTGCCAGGCCAGCCCTGAACTGGGTGACCTCAGGGGTTGCTGCCCTCCCCgcccacctggtgcaaagagcttcCTTCTGGCCACGTGACCGCGGCAGGACAGGCACAAGAAGGCCTGCAGAGATGAAAGCAGCCTTCCCGGGGGGTCCCCAGGACGGCAGGCCAGAGTGCCAGCATCCTGCCTGCCACAGGCGGCCAGCATGCAGCATCCTGCCATGTCCCTCAGGCGTCCACGTGCGGGAGCCCAGCTCTGGGGGCCGGCTGCCCAGCCCTGCTCACCCCTGGGTGACGGTGGGGCCTGGAAGAGGCCGGCACCCAGGGCTGCGATGGTACCCCTGGGGGGCCCTTGGCTGCTGGGTAAACATTAATGGGCTCAGTACACGGCAGGTCATGTGCGCGCCCAGCCGATCTTTGACCTGCAGCTGCTCTCGGCCCGTGTCTCCTCCCCGAAGGTGCCCCTCACTGCCCACACAGGTAGGAGCTTCTAGAACTAGGCGGGGGCCCAGGACACTGGGGTCAGGGCCCAGGGCTTAGCGCCCACCTCACTCTCCAGCAGCTGAGGTTGAGAGACCAGTTTGGGGGCAGCCAGAGGGAGGGGTTGCCGCAGGCTCCCCAGGACCCAGACCCTGGGGGTCCAGGCCCAGCAGGCTGAGGAGGGAGCCTTGAGGTGGGGTGGGGCGTCAAGCCTCTTGTCCTGCTCCCCATCACTGGGAATGGGCCCTTATCAAGTGGAGACGTTGCTGTTTGGTACCAAATGCCAAAGTCTAAGCTGTGACCGTCTGCAGTGGTCTCTGTGACACCCAATAGGAGACGCACCGGAGTCCTGGCCACTTCAGGCTACGCCATAGCACCCTGGGTCACCCACCAGCCCTTCCTCCAGCCAGAATCAGCAGCAAGCCAGGGCTTCCTCCACTCTGTCCCCCCAAACCGGACTGAGCTCACCTAACAGCCACCTGGGGTCACTGTAGCCATCCCCCTGCAGAAGGAGGAAGGGGGGACCGCTGAGGCCAACAGCAGGTGGGAAGGGGGGACGGTGGGAAGGTCTCAGGCCAGGACACCCCAAGAGCTGGCGGGCAGGGGGCAGCGTTGAACTGCCCTTCTCCCCGGCAGATCTGGGTTTGGGCCTGGGTCTGTTCCTGCTTGAAATCCATGCCGCATCCCCTCACCGGTGGCCCGGCCCCTCCCGCTCCTCTGGACACAGTTGGCCTGGTGGACCAGAGGCTGGGAAGCGCAGGTACCAGAGACCCAGGGTCCCAACCTCCACCGGCGTCCCTGCCCACCCACCTGGCCCCTGACTCATCACACTGGGGAAGCTGGGAGAGGGGCACCAGCCGGTCCCCAGGAGAGCCCACGGCCAGACCCTTCCTTCCCGCTGCCATCCCTCACCCCAAGCCCCTGTGCTGCGGGGCTGAAGGTGTCCAGAAGGTCCCTGGCCCTAGCTGACCCCGACCCCTGCAGGGATCTCTGGTTCTGCCTCCATCCTGGAAGACAGAGACATGGACCCCTGGGCCCTCCCTCAGCTGAAGGACCCCGGACAGGCCTGGAGAGGTAGGTTTGGAGGTGGCGGGTAGTCGGTCCAGCACGGCTCCACCTTGCCGGGTGTGAGTCTGGAGAGGGTTCTTAAGGAGAGAGCGAGGAGGGGCTTTGCTCCAACAGGCCCCCACGGAAGCGCACCGCAGACCCCAACCAGGGCACCCGGCCCTTCAGCAGGACGGCTGCCCGCCGCGCTGGCCCTCCTCCTCCATCCTGTGGGCAGTCAGGCTCCCAGGAGACCCCAGAGGGCTGTCGGCCTAAGCATTCTGCCAAGGGACAGACAAGGGGGATTGGGGCCCTGCCCCGGGAAtagggagaaaaggaaggggcCTGGGAGGGGTGCACGGGAGGGGTGCACGGGAGGGCGGGACCCGCCAAGGACCGCCCTGCCCTGTGTCCTCAGAGCTCAGTGCGGCCGGCAGGGCGCTGCGGGTGCTCACCGGCTTCCTCAAGGCCTGCGGGCTGCTGGGTGGCCTCTACCTCTTCATCTGCTCCCTGGACGTCCTCAGCTCCGCCTTCCAGCTGCTAGGCAGTGAGTGACCCGCCAGGTGGCTGCGGGCTGCTGCCCAGCCCGGCCTCCCCAGCCTCAGGACACCTGTCTCCCGGGCGCAGGCAAAGTAACCGGAGACATCTTCAAGGATAATGTGGTGCTGTCCAACCCTGTAGCAGGACTGGTCATTGGTGTGCTGGTCACTGTCTTGGTGCAGAGCTCCAGCACATCCTCTTCCATCGTGGTCAGCATGGTGGCCTCCAAGCGTGAGTGCCCTTCCCCTCCTGGGATGGTGGGGGGGTGGCGGCGGCTAGCTGACACAGCGCCCCCACAGTGCTGACCGTCCGGGCCTCTGTGCCCATCATCATGGGTGTCAATGTGGGCACATCCATCACCAGCACCCTGGTCTCGATGGCACAGTCGGGGGACCGGGACGAGTTTCGGAGGTGAGCGGGGTAAGGGGCAGGCAGGGCCCGGGGTGGCAATCCGGGTGGTGGCCAAGGCCGGCACCCAGctgcctctgtgtgaccccagagcctTCGGCGGCTCGGCTGTGCATGGCATCTTCAACTGGCTCACGGCGCTGGTTCTGCTGCCGCTGGAGAGTGCTGCAGCCCCCCTGGAGAGGCTCAGCGCGCTGATCCTGGGTGCCGCCAACCTGCAGCCCGGGCGGCACGCGCCCGACATCCTCAAGGTGCTGACCCGGCCGCTCACACACCTCATCGTGCAGGTGAGGCGGCTCGCTCCTTTCTGGCAGGACCCACAGGCCAGGGCCTTGCTGGAAGGGCTTTGCTGGGGAGACCAGTCTGGGCCCAGGGTCGGGTGGGGCAAGCACGGTGGACCTGGCTGCAGTCCTCCGAGCCCCAGGCCAGTCCTGAGGAACTGACGCCAGTCCCGGATCCTCTGTTCCCAGCTGGACGCTGATGTCCTTATGGGCAGTGCTACGGGCAACGCCACCAACCGGAGCCTTATTAAGCGATGGTGCGGCACCAGGGAGCAGACGGTGAGGCGCCGCTGATCCCTcaccccagacccactgaatTACCCGGCCCCGCCTGCTCTGAGCCCGTCCTGAGCCCCACCACCTTGTCTTCCCAGGCCGCGGGGAACAGCAGCCACTGCGGAGCGGCGGCGGGGGGCCCCTGCCCTGGGAAGAACGGCTCTGCGTCTGAAGGGCCCGTGCCCTGTGAGGCCCGGTCCcgcgcgcccccgccgccccgcgcgcccccgccgccccgcgcgcccccgccgccccgcgcgctcccgccgcccccgcgccccccgccgcccccgccgccccgcgcgccccccgccgccccgcgcgcccccgcgccccccgcgcgccccgcgcgcccccgcgccccccgcccgccccgcgcgcccccgcgcgcccccgcgcgcccccgcgccccccgcccgccgcgcttgcccccgccgccccgcgcgccccccgccgccccgcgcgcccccgcgccccccgcccgccgcgcttgcccccgccgccccgcgcgccccccgccgccccgcgcgcccccgcgcccccgcgccccccgcccgccccgcgcgcccccgcgcccccccgcccgccccgcgcgcccccgcgccccccgccgcccccgccgccccgcgcgcccccgcccgccccgcgcgcccccgccgccccgcgcgcccccgccgccccgcgcgcccccgccgccccgcgcTGGCCGCGGCTCACctgcccccgccctgccccaggCCGCCACCTGTTCGCCGGCACGGCGCTCGCGGACCTGGCCGTGGGCCTCATCCTGCTGGCCGCCTCCCTGCTCGTGCTCTGCTCCTGCCTCGTCCTCATTGTCAAGCTGCTCAACTCCACTCTGCGGGGCCGCGTCGCCCAGGCCGTGAGGACGGTCATCAACGCTGGTGCGGCGGGAAGCGGGGCCGCCgcggaggtgggggcggggaagcGGGGCTCGGGGTCAATGGGTCTCGCTTCGCAGACTTCCCCCGCCCATTTGGCTGGCTCAGTGGCTACCTGGCCATGCTCGTGGGCGCCGGCCTGACCTTCGTGCTCCAGAGCAGCAGCGTCTTCACTGCAGCCATCGTGCCGCTCATCGGTGAGCAGAGCCGGCAGCACCTGGGGGGTGGGCTCAGAGCCTGTGATGACCCCCGGCTCCCCCAGATGTCGGGGTGACCAGCCTGGAGCGAGCATCCCCTCTCTTcccgggtgggtggggggtgggctcaGGGCCCGTGATGACCCCCGGCTCCCCCAGGGGTCGGGGTGATCAGCCTGGAGCGAGCGTCCCCTCTCTTcccgggtgggtggggggtgggctcaGGGCCCGTGATGACCCCCGGCTCCCCCAGGGGTCGGGGTGATCAGCCTGGAGCGAGCGTACCCTCTCTTCCTGGGTTCCAACACTGGCACCACCACCACGGCCCTGCTGGCAGCTCTGGCCAGCCCCTCGGACATGCTGCTCAGCGCTGTCCAGGTACCGCCCTCCGGCACCCTCCCCGGCCTGCAGGCCCCTCCACTCCCAGTGTGGGGTGGGGCTTCCGCTCTGGGTCAGACCCCCTCCTGTCCAGTCCTGTAGGCTGGTGGTGGGACGTGTGTCCTGGGGCCTCAGGCCTCGGCTCTCCTGGACTCCACCTCTGGCTGCCCACTCAAGCCCACAGCCTCGCCTCCTGGGACCCCAAGGGCCCTGTGGGACTCCTCGGGGTCCCAGGCCTTCCCCTCTTCCCCTGCAACCTCGTCATTTCCAGGACCCTGTAGCCCCAGGCCTTCTTCCCGGTTCCAGCTGGCGGCTCTCCTGAGGGGCCACTGTGGCCTCAAGCCCCTCCATCTCACCACCTCTGGGATGCCCTCCACCCCCCAGCAGCCTAAACGGCACAGGTCCCCACTTGGACAACTCCCCAATCTCCCTCCGTGCACTCCTACCCAGTCCCAATTCTGCCTCCAGGACGCCTCCCGCCAGCCCCCCAGCTCTGAGCCCCACGCCCAGTCCCATCCAGTCCCCCTGGTTCTCTACAGGTTGCCCCTTGGGCCCCACTGCCTCCATCCCAGCGCCCTCATAGGTGCGGCTCTGGAAGGCCTGGATCTCACTGGGCTGCTGCCCACAAGAAGAGATGAACCCCAGCGCTCCCCAACTCCCACCTGCTCTCTTGCCTTGGCTCCATCTCTGTCCATTTAgaacctcccagtgcagggccctgatccccctcctccaggaagccctccggAATGCACCCACCACAGCGACTCCTCAACTTCTCCAGCAACCCCTGGAGAGAGTGGTGTTCCCTCCATGTGTAGCCCTGCAACTCCTCCTCGCAGGAGCCAGGCCAGAACCTGGGGCTGAGTGGCTAAGCCCACTGAGGAATGAGCATGAGTAGGGTCGCCGTGGATGAAGCATGGGCAAGTGAAGCCGGCTCAGGGGAAGGTGGAATCCACAGGGCTATCAGAGACACAGTTACCACATGGCAACGCCGCACTGGGCTCCCAACCTGCAAGGCACAGTGGGGTGTGGGGAGAGCATGCCCACCACAGTGGCCATCTCAGACAGACCTGGACGCCTCCCCTTTCTGCCAGGACGGGGAGGAGCATGGCTCCCACGGAGCCCAGGCTCCTGAGCCCCACCCGCccatcctccctccctccaggtcGCTCTCATCCACTTCTTCTTCAACCTGGCGGGCATCCTGCTGTGGTACATGGTGCCCATCCTCCGGCTGCCCATCCCGCTGGCCAAGCACTTTGGGAACCTGACCGCCAGCTACCGCTGGGTGGCCATCGCCTACCTGCTGCTGTGCTTCCTGGTGCTGCCACTGGCCGCCTTTGGGCTCTCCCTGGCGGGGGGCGCAGTGCTGGCTGCGGTCGGGGCACCCCTGGTAGTGCTGCTGCTCCTCTCCGCCCTGGTCACCGTCCTGCAGCGGCACCGGCCCGCCTG from Budorcas taxicolor isolate Tak-1 chromosome 11, Takin1.1, whole genome shotgun sequence carries:
- the RNF224 gene encoding RING finger protein 224, translated to MGQTAGGGELASQDGRVPVSWRNRVLKSPQHPGGSQKAFLCHLAEQMQVRQTWGSSKWLGGGYEPGRVPEGHRDRAAGQGAARPAVTRTEAVPRSWCRPAPRATAHLSGLQRCSVSLPRMLLPEGHSASEEASATGPQHGDCVVCYSAYDLAGHLPRRLYCGHTVCQACVRRLAAPAPEQRWVPCPQCRQSTPVPRGGVAMLDLDLAAFLAIRARRGPSRLEPHPPGPRKGSPTVTQQPARLLPASGPLPRFPQPGGCCLACRSLCWDPPGSPQL
- the SLC34A3 gene encoding sodium-dependent phosphate transport protein 2C, which codes for MPHPLTGGPAPPAPLDTVGLVDQRLGSAGISGSASILEDRDMDPWALPQLKDPGQAWRELSAAGRALRVLTGFLKACGLLGGLYLFICSLDVLSSAFQLLGSKVTGDIFKDNVVLSNPVAGLVIGVLVTVLVQSSSTSSSIVVSMVASKLLTVRASVPIIMGVNVGTSITSTLVSMAQSGDRDEFRRAFGGSAVHGIFNWLTALVLLPLESAAAPLERLSALILGAANLQPGRHAPDILKVLTRPLTHLIVQLDADVLMGSATGNATNRSLIKRWCGTREQTAAGNSSHCGAAAGGPCPGKNGSASEGPVPCRHLFAGTALADLAVGLILLAASLLVLCSCLVLIVKLLNSTLRGRVAQAVRTVINADFPRPFGWLSGYLAMLVGAGLTFVLQSSSVFTAAIVPLIGVGVISLERAYPLFLGSNTGTTTTALLAALASPSDMLLSAVQVALIHFFFNLAGILLWYMVPILRLPIPLAKHFGNLTASYRWVAIAYLLLCFLVLPLAAFGLSLAGGAVLAAVGAPLVVLLLLSALVTVLQRHRPAWLPRRLRSWAWLPLWLRSLEPWDLLVRRCCPCKACSPPQAVAKEAHCYENPQVLASQQL